A DNA window from Oncorhynchus tshawytscha isolate Ot180627B linkage group LG13, Otsh_v2.0, whole genome shotgun sequence contains the following coding sequences:
- the atp5if1a gene encoding ATPase inhibitor A, mitochondrial yields MARLLARSNFRGFFATQFRMRSDQLGELGKGAGKGGGGGGSVREAGGAFGKKQAAEEERYFRQKEKEQLSALRKHHEEEIDHSKKEIERLQREIDRHKGKIKKLKHDD; encoded by the exons ATGGCGAGGCTACTAGCTAGATCCAATTTTCGGGGCTTCTTTGCCACCCAGTTCAGGATGAGATCCGACCAG ctaggTGAGCTGGGCAAAGGAGCAGGAAAGGGAGGCGGTGGAGGAGGCTCGGTGAGGGAGGCAGGTGGTGCCTTTGGAAAGAAGCAAGCTGCAGAGGAGGAGCGTTATTTTCG TCAGAAGGAGAAGGAGCAGTTGTCTGCCCTACGGAAGCACCATGAAGAGGAGATTGACCACAGCAAGAAAGAAATTGAGCGTTTGCAGCGTGAGATTGACCGTCACAAGGGCAAAATCAAGAAACTGAAACATGATGACTAA
- the LOC112266653 gene encoding heterogeneous nuclear ribonucleoprotein R gives MAADEVNGSSAQVKEEEEPMEVTAECEHTENYQTLIDAGLSQKVAESLDNVFSTGLVAYADLDERAIDALREFNEEGALSVLLQFKESDLSHVQNKSAFLCGVMKTYRQREKQGNKVQESTKGPDESKIKALLERTGYTLDVTTGQRKYGGPPPEEVFQGAQPGIGTEVFVGKIPRDLYEDELVPLFEKAGPIWDLRLMMDPLSGQNRGYAFITFCGKDAAAEAVKLCDNYEIRSGKYLGVCISVANNRLFVGSIPKNKTRESILEDFGKVTEGLQEVILYHQPDDKKKNRGFCFLEYEDHKSAAQARRRLMSGKVKVWGNPVTVEWADPVAEPDPDVMAKVKVLFVRKLATPVTEELLEKTFSAFGKLERVKKLKDYAFVHFEDRDAAVKAMAEMNGKELGGEEIEIVLAKPPDKKRKERQAHRQTTRNPGYDDYYYYPPPRMPPPGRGRGRGGRGGYAAYPPDYYSYEDYYDDYYDYHDYRGGYEDPYYGYDDVYSMRGRGSRPSRGGPPPPRARGAPPTRSRGGYAQRGPPIGGPRGGRGGRGGPFQPQRGRGTRGARGNRGGNVGGKRKADVFNQPDSKRRQTNQQNWGSQPIAQQPLQQGADYSGNYGYSNDTLEFSQDSYGQQWK, from the exons ATGGCTGCCGACGAGGTGAATGGTAGTTCTGCCCaggtgaaggaggaagaggagcctATGGAAGTCACTGCCGAATGCGAGCACACAGAGAACTACCAGACACTAATCGATGCCGGACTGTCGCAGAAAGTGGCAGAGAGTCTCGACAACGTATTCTCAACCG GGTTGGTGGCATATGCTGACCTGGACGAGAGGGCCATCGATGCTCTGCGGGAGTTCAATGAAGAGGGAGCGCTGTCTGTACTGTTGCAGTTCAAAGAAAGTGACCTGTCCCATGTGCAG AACAAAAGTGCTTTCCTTTGTGGAGTCATGAAGACTTACAGACAGAGGGAAAAGCAAGGAAATAAAGTACAAGAATCCACCAAGGGGCCTGACGAGTCCAAGATCAag GCTCTGCTGGAGCGGACAGGATACACCCTGGACGTAACTACTGGACAGAGGAAATACGGCGGGCCTCCACCAGAGGAAGTGTTCCAAGGAGCACAGCCTGGGATTGGAACTGAG GTGTTTGTGGGAAAGATCCCCAGAGATCTGTATGAAGATGAGCTGGTGCCACTGTTTGAAAAGGCGGGCCCTATCTGGGACCTGAGGCTAATGATGGACCCTCTGTCGGGTCAGAACCGGGGCTACGCCTTCATCACCTTCTGCGGCAAGGATGCAGCAGCTGAGGCTGTGAAACTT TGTGATAACTATGAAATCCGGTCTGGGAAGTACCTTGGCGTGTGCATATCTGTAGCAAACAACCGCCTGTTTGTTGGATCAATCCCAAAGAACAAGACCAGAGAGAGCATATTGGAGGACTTTGGCAAAGTCACAG AGGGGCTTCAGGAAGTGATTCTCTACCACCAGCCTGACGACAAGAAGAAGAATCGTGGCTTCTGTTTCCTCGAGTACGAGGACCACAAGTCTGCAGCCCAGGCCCGCCGCCGCCTCATGAGCGGCAAGGTGAAGGTGTGGGGGAACCCGGTCACTGTTGAGTGGGCCGATCCGGTCGCTGAGCCCGATCCGGATGTCATGGCTAAG GTGAAAGTCCTGTTTGTCAGGAAGCTGGCCACCCCGGTCACAGAAGAGCTACTGGAGAAGACCTTCTCTGCGTTTGGAAAGTTGGAGCGGGTGAAGAAGCTCAAAGACTATGCCTTTGTCCACTTTGAGGACAGGGATGCAGCTGTGAAG GCAATGGCAGAAATGAATGGGAAGGAGCTTGGGGGAGAGGAGATTGAGATAGTCCTAGCCAAGCCCCCAGACAAGAAGAGGAAAGAGCGGCAGGCTCATCGCCAGACCACCAGAAACCCAGG GTATGAtgactattactactacccaCCGCCACGCATGCCTCCACCAGGTAGGGGCAGAGGCCGTGGTGGCCGTGGGGGCTATGCCGCCTACCCCCCAGACTACTACAGCTACGAGGACTACTACGATGACTACTATGACTATCACGACTACCGTGGGGGTTACGAGGACCCCTACTACGGTTACGACGACGTGTACAGCATGAGGGGCCGTGGCAGCCGGCCAAGCAGGGGAGGTCCGCCCCCACCCAGGGCCCGCGGAGCACCACCCACACGAAGCAGAGGGGGCTATGCCCAGAGGGGGCCACCAATCGGCGGGCCCAGGGGTGGCAGAGGGGGCCGGGGGGGACCCTTCCAGCCACAGAGGGGCCGCGGTACCCGAGGAGCCAGGGGGAACCGCGGGGGCAATgtgggagggaagaggaaggCGGACGTCTTCAACCAGCCTGACTCCAAACGCCGGCAGACCAACCAGCAGAACTGGGGGTCTCAGCCCATCGCCCAGCAGCCCCTGCAGCAAGGGGCCGACTATTCCGGtaactatggttacagtaatgaCACCCTGGAGTTTTCACAGGATTCTTATGGGCAGCAGTGGAAGTAG
- the LOC112266651 gene encoding dnaJ homolog subfamily C member 8, giving the protein MNEAEMAAAGGEPSAQSGPDDLFNHFYTEVKQIEKRDSVLTSKQQIDRLLRPGSSYFNLNPFEVLQIDPEATDEELKKRFRALSILVHPDKNQDDPDRAQLAFEAVDKAYKNLLEPEQKKRAVDVIQAGREYVEHNMKEKKKQLKKDGKPQFVEEDDPEMFRQAVYKQTMKLFAELEIKRKEREAKDMHERKRAREEEIETAEKAKREREWQKNFEETRDGRVDSWRSFQAGKGKAKKEKKPRSFLKPPKVKMEQRE; this is encoded by the exons ATGAATGAAGCCGAGATGGCGGCTGCTGGAGGAGAGCCCTCTGCCCAGAGTGGTCCGGATGATTTGTTCAATCATTTCTACACAGAG GTAAAGCAGATAGAGAAAAGAGACTCTGTGCTAACCTCGAAGCAGCAAATAGACAGGCTGCTCAGACCTGGGTCATCCTACTTCAATTTAAACCCCTTTGAG GTGTTACAAATCGATCCAGAGGCAACAGATGAGGAGTTGAAGAAGAGGTTCCGAGCG TTGTCCATCTTGGTCCATCCAGACAAGAACCAGGATGATCCAGACAGAGCACAACTAGCCTTTGAAG CTGTGGACAAGGCATACAAAAATCTGCTGGAACCAGAACAGAAGAAGAGGGCAGTTGATGTAATCCAAGCAGGAAGGGAATATGTTGAGCATAAT atgaaagagaagaagaaacagcTGAAGAAGGATGGGAAGCCTCAATTCGTGGAGGAGGATGACCCAGAAATG TTCAGACAGGCGGTGTACAAGCAGACTATGAAGTTGTTTGCAGAGCTTGAAAtcaagaggaaggagagggaagccAAGGACATGCATGAACG GAAAAGGGCAAGAGAGGAAGAGATTGAGACGGCAGAGAAAGCTAAGCGAGAGAGGGAATGGCAGAAGAACTTTGAG GAAACAAGGGATGGCCGAGTGGATAGTTGGAGGAGTTTCCAGGCAGGCAAAGGCAAAGCTAAAAAAGAGAAGAAACCCCGGTCGTTCTTGAAGCCTCCTAAAGTCAAGATggagcagagagagtga
- the LOC112266650 gene encoding dual specificity protein kinase CLK2 isoform X2, with the protein MQCIDHRRGGAAVALKIIKNVEKYKEAARLEINVLERINEKDPENKHLCVQMYDWFDYHGHMCISFELLALSTFDFLKENNYLPYSIAQVQHMAYQLCLSVKFLHDTKLTHTDLKPENILFVNSDFTMTYNVEKKRDERTVKSTDVRVVDFGSATFDHEHHSTIVSTRHYRAPEVILELGWSQPCDVWSIGCILFEYYLGFTLFQTHDNREHLAMMERILGPVPSRMIRKTRKQKYFYRGRLDWDESSSAGRYVRENCKPLRRYLLSEAEEHHRLFDLIESMLEYEPAKRLALADSLRHPFFESGTAGDAVGGKSWEGNRDISR; encoded by the exons GGGAGGGGCCGCTGTTGCTCTAAAGATCATAAAAAATGTGGAGAAATACAAGGAAGCAGCTCGTCTGGAGATCAATGTGCTGGAGAGAATCAATGAGAAAGATCCGGAAAACAAACA CCTGTGTGTGCAGATGTATGACTGGTTCGACTACCACGGCCACATGTGTATCTCCTTCGAGCTGCTGGCCCTCAGCACCTTCGACTTCCTCAAGGAGAACAACTACCTGCCCTATTCCATCGCCCAGGTCCAACACATGGCCTACCAGCTATGCCTGTCCGTCAAGT TTCTTCATGATACCAAGTTGACGCACACAGACCTGAAGCCAGAAAACATCCTGTTTGTCAATTCCGACTTCACTATGACCTATAATGTAGAGAAG AAGCGCGACGAGCGGACAGTGAAGAGCACGGACGTACGGGTGGTGGACTTTGGTAGCGCCACATTTGACCACGAGCACCACAGCACCATCGTCTCCACACGGCACTACCGCGCCCCGGAAGTCATACTAG AGCTGGGCTGGAGCCAGCCGTGTGATGTGTGGAGCATCGGTTGCATCCTGTTCGAGTACTACCTGGGCTTCACCTTGTTCCAG ACTCATGATAACAGGGAGCAtctggccatgatggagagaatACTGGGGCCGGTGCCCTCCAGGATGATACGCAAGACAAG GAAGCAGAAATATTTTTACCGTGGCCGTCTGGATTGGGACGAGAGCTCGTCAGCTGGGAGATACGTGAGGGAGAACTGCAAACCCTTACGG AGGTACCTGTTGTCGGAAGCCGAGGAGCACCATCGGTTGTTTGACCTGATTGAGAGCATGCTGGAATACGAGCCCGCTAAGCGCCTGGCCCTGGCAGACTCCCTCAGACACCCTTTCTTCGAATCGGGGACAGCAGGCGATGCGGTGGGGGGGAAGAGCTGGGAGGGCAACCGCGACATCAGCCGGTGA